A window of the Arenibacter algicola genome harbors these coding sequences:
- the pyrF gene encoding orotidine-5'-phosphate decarboxylase, whose translation MTTDFLVGQIRKKESFLCIGLDTDLDKVPKHLLQEEDPIFAFNKAIIDATHHLCVAYKPNTAFYEAYGIKGWQALEKTINYLNINYPEIFTIADAKRGDIGNTSTRYAKAFFEDLGFDSVTIAPYMGRDSVEPFLAFKDKHTILLALTSNMGAFDFQTKMVDGKELYKQVLEISKTYENSENLMYVVGATKATFLTEIRNIIPDSFLLVPGVGAQGGSLSEVCKYGMSDNVGLLVNSSRGIIYASDKENFAQASAEKAKELQQAMSLELKKR comes from the coding sequence ATGACCACTGATTTCTTAGTTGGACAAATTCGAAAAAAGGAATCCTTTCTTTGTATAGGGTTGGATACGGACTTGGATAAGGTTCCAAAGCATTTATTGCAGGAGGAAGATCCTATTTTTGCTTTTAACAAGGCTATAATTGATGCTACACACCATTTATGTGTTGCCTATAAGCCCAATACCGCCTTTTATGAAGCTTATGGGATAAAAGGATGGCAGGCTTTGGAAAAAACCATCAACTACTTAAATATCAATTATCCTGAAATATTTACTATTGCAGATGCCAAACGCGGGGATATTGGTAATACCTCCACCCGCTATGCCAAGGCCTTTTTTGAGGATTTAGGATTCGATTCTGTGACCATTGCACCTTATATGGGAAGGGATTCCGTGGAGCCATTTTTGGCTTTCAAGGATAAGCATACCATATTATTGGCATTGACTTCCAATATGGGGGCGTTCGATTTTCAAACAAAAATGGTAGATGGAAAGGAGTTGTACAAACAGGTGCTGGAGATTTCCAAGACCTATGAAAATTCGGAAAATTTAATGTACGTTGTAGGAGCTACCAAAGCGACTTTTTTGACGGAAATAAGAAATATTATTCCAGATAGTTTTCTTCTTGTTCCGGGGGTAGGGGCACAAGGTGGTAGTTTATCTGAGGTGTGCAAATATGGAATGAGTGATAATGTAGGTCTTTTGGTAAACTCCTCCAGGGGAATTATTTATGCCTCGGATAAAGAAAATTTTGCCCAAGCTTCTGCCGAAAAAGCAAAAGAATTACAGCAGGCAATGAGTTTGGAACTTAAAAAACGCTAA
- the prfA gene encoding peptide chain release factor 1 — protein MIDKLNIVKQRFDEVSDLIIQPGVIADQKRYVALNKEYKDLKQLVDKRDLYLELTNNISEAEEILSDGSDPEMVDMAKMQLEEAKGKLPKLEEEIKLMLIPKDPEDSKNVVVEVRAGTGGDEASIFAGDLFRMYTKYCESKGWKTNVIDLSEGTSGGYKEIQFEVTGEDVYGTLKFEAGVHRVQRVPQTETQGRVHTSAATVMVLPEAEDFDVQIDPKDVRIDFFCSSGPGGQSVNTTYSAVRLTHLPTGLVAQCQDQKSQHKNKEKAFRVLRSRLYDMELAKKQEEDAAKRNSQVSSGDRSAKIRTYNYPQGRVTDHRIGLTLYDLQNIINGDIQRIIDELSLVENTEKLKEASEIF, from the coding sequence ATGATAGATAAATTAAACATAGTAAAGCAACGTTTTGATGAGGTTTCGGACCTTATTATCCAGCCTGGTGTTATTGCTGATCAGAAGCGTTATGTGGCACTAAACAAGGAATATAAGGATTTAAAGCAACTTGTGGATAAGAGGGATCTTTATTTGGAGCTGACCAATAATATATCCGAGGCAGAGGAGATACTGTCCGATGGCAGTGATCCTGAAATGGTGGATATGGCCAAAATGCAATTGGAGGAGGCCAAGGGAAAATTGCCCAAATTGGAGGAGGAGATTAAATTGATGTTGATTCCTAAGGATCCAGAAGACTCTAAAAACGTAGTGGTAGAGGTAAGGGCAGGTACCGGAGGGGACGAGGCCAGTATTTTTGCAGGCGATCTTTTTAGAATGTATACCAAATATTGCGAGTCCAAAGGATGGAAGACTAATGTTATTGACCTAAGCGAAGGTACAAGTGGGGGCTATAAGGAAATTCAGTTCGAGGTTACGGGCGAGGATGTGTATGGTACCCTTAAGTTTGAAGCCGGGGTGCATCGGGTGCAGCGCGTTCCACAGACCGAAACCCAAGGAAGGGTGCATACCAGTGCCGCAACTGTAATGGTGCTTCCCGAGGCAGAGGATTTTGATGTGCAGATAGATCCCAAGGACGTGCGGATAGATTTTTTCTGTTCCTCGGGACCAGGAGGTCAATCCGTAAACACCACCTATTCCGCCGTACGTTTAACCCACCTTCCAACAGGTTTGGTGGCCCAATGTCAAGATCAGAAATCACAGCATAAAAATAAGGAAAAGGCATTTAGGGTATTACGCTCACGATTGTACGATATGGAATTGGCAAAAAAACAGGAAGAGGATGCTGCCAAGAGAAATTCCCAGGTAAGTAGTGGTGACCGTTCAGCTAAAATTAGAACCTATAATTACCCACAGGGAAGGGTAACCGATCATAGGATCGGATTAACGCTTTACGACCTTCAAAACATTATTAATGGCGATATTCAACGTATCATAGACGAATTAAGTCTAGTCGAGAATACAGAGAAATTAAAGGAAGCCTCTGAGATATTTTAA
- a CDS encoding ATP-binding cassette domain-containing protein, whose translation MTLEIDSVDLEFDGRKVLYGIYIKSERGKVTGILGRNGCGKTSLLRIIFGDLQPKYKNIRNNGKCLPRPLYLTRKIGYLPQYALLPKHLSISHAFGLFNVSWEQFINLFQSFKEYDRARIKDLSSGEIRVIEAYLVLMSNKEIILLDEPFSFIAPIYVEKFMALIRQVKKRSNIILTDHFYNDILAVSDTVYLLKNGCSKKIEDKNELKREGYIN comes from the coding sequence TTGACTTTGGAAATAGACAGTGTTGATTTGGAGTTTGATGGAAGAAAGGTCCTGTACGGAATTTACATTAAGTCGGAACGCGGAAAGGTTACCGGAATCCTTGGAAGAAATGGCTGTGGAAAAACTTCCTTGTTGAGAATTATATTTGGGGATCTACAACCCAAATACAAGAATATCCGCAACAATGGAAAGTGCCTTCCGAGACCCTTGTACTTAACAAGAAAAATAGGTTACCTACCCCAATATGCCCTTTTGCCAAAGCATTTAAGTATTAGCCATGCCTTTGGACTCTTCAATGTTTCATGGGAGCAATTCATTAATCTTTTCCAAAGTTTTAAAGAGTACGACAGGGCGAGAATAAAAGATTTGTCCAGCGGGGAAATTAGGGTTATCGAAGCTTACTTGGTGCTCATGTCCAACAAGGAAATTATACTTCTGGACGAACCGTTTTCATTCATTGCACCAATATATGTGGAGAAATTCATGGCCCTTATCCGCCAGGTAAAGAAAAGGAGTAATATAATCCTGACCGATCATTTTTACAATGATATTTTAGCTGTAAGCGATACGGTCTATCTTCTTAAAAATGGGTGTTCCAAAAAAATAGAGGACAAGAACGAACTCAAGAGGGAAGGATATATTAATTAG